One window of Ammospiza nelsoni isolate bAmmNel1 chromosome 12, bAmmNel1.pri, whole genome shotgun sequence genomic DNA carries:
- the PCMTD2 gene encoding protein-L-isoaspartate O-methyltransferase domain-containing protein 2: protein MGGAVSAGEDNDELIDNLKEAQYIRTELVEQAFRAIDRADYYLEEFKDNAYKDLAWKHGNIHLSAPCIYSEVMEALDLQPGLSFLNLGSGTGYLSSMVGLILGPFGVNHGVELHSDVIEYAKQKLDFFIKTSDSFDKFEFCEPSFVIGNCLEISPDCTQYDRVYCGAGVQKEHEDYMKNLLKVGGILVMPLEEKLTKITRTGPSAWETKKILAVSFAPLIQPNRTDSGKPRLVHLPPVAVRSLQDLARIAIRGTIKKIIHQEALGRAGDGLKSPPRFKRRRLRRRRMETIVFLDKEVFASRISSPSDDNNNCEDMEEERLEEEEESKPSELKPEPPVNFLREKVLSLPLPDPLKYYLLYYREK from the exons ATGGGAGGTGCAGTGAGTGCAGGAGAAGACAACGATGAATTAATTGATAACCTGAAGGAGGCCCAGTACATCAGGACAGAGCTGGTGGAACAGGCATTCAGAGCCATTGATAGGGCAGATTACTACCTGGAGGAGTTCAAAGACAATGCCTACAAGGATTTGGCATGGAAGCACGGAAATATTCATCTCTCAGCACCGTGCATTTACTCAGAGGTGATGGAAGCTTTGGACCTGCAACCAGGGCTGTCGTTTCTGAACCTTGGCAGTGGCACTGGTTATCTGAGTTCCATGGTGGGACTCATCCTGG GTCCTTTTGGGGTTAACCACGGTGTGGAGCTTCACTCTGACGTGATTGAGTACGCCAAGCAGAAATTGgactttttcattaaaacaagCGACAGCTTTGACAA GTTTGAATTTTGTGAGCCATCCTTTGTCATTGGCAATTGTTTAGAGATTTCTCCAGACTGCACTCAGTATGACCGTGTTTACTGTGGTGCTGGAGTCCAGAAGGAGCACGAAGACTACATGAAGAACCTGTTGAAAGTTGGGGGAATTCTTGTCATGCCTCTAGAAGAGAAG TTGACTAAGATAACTCGGACTGGTCCTTCTGCCTGGGAGACCAAGAAGATTCTTGCTGTTTCCTTTGCTCCCTTGATTCAGCCAAACCGCACAGATTCAGGAAAACCAAGGCTCGTTCACTTGC CGCCCGTGGCCGTCCGCAGCCTGCAGGACCTGGCTCGCATCGCCATCCGAGGCACCATCAAGAAGATCATCCACCAGgaggccctgggcagggctggggacggCCTCAAGAGCCCCCCCAGGTTCAAGAGGAGGCGGCTGCGGCGCCGGCGCATGGAGACCATCGTGTTCCTGGACAAGGAGGTGTTCGCCAGCCGCATCTCCAGCCCCTCCGACGACAACAACAACTGCGAGGacatggaggaggagaggctggaggaggaggaggaatccAAACCCTCTGAACTAAAGCCAGAGCCTCCCGTGAACTTTTTGAGAGAAAAGGTCTTGAGCCTGCCGTTGCCTGATCCCTTGAAGTATTACTTGCTTTATTACAGGGAAAagtag